A genomic segment from Propionibacteriaceae bacterium ZF39 encodes:
- a CDS encoding non-heme iron oxygenase ferredoxin subunit, which produces MTTWHEVIALDELEDEEPTPVRVGEENIALVRVDDEVFALKDMCTHEVAPLSDGYVEDCTLECTLHQGVFDLRTGKALKEPCTVDVKTFPARVVNGTVEIGVE; this is translated from the coding sequence ATGACAACGTGGCATGAAGTGATCGCCCTCGACGAGCTCGAGGACGAGGAACCCACCCCGGTGCGGGTCGGCGAGGAGAACATCGCCCTGGTCCGGGTCGACGACGAGGTCTTCGCCCTCAAGGACATGTGCACCCACGAGGTCGCACCCCTGTCCGACGGTTATGTCGAGGACTGCACCCTCGAGTGCACCCTCCACCAGGGCGTGTTCGACCTCCGCACGGGCAAGGCCCTCAAGGAACCCTGCACCGTCGACGTCAAGACCTTCCCCGCTAGGGTCGTCAACGGAACCGTGGAGATCGGAGTGGAATGA